A window from Salvia miltiorrhiza cultivar Shanhuang (shh) chromosome 2, IMPLAD_Smil_shh, whole genome shotgun sequence encodes these proteins:
- the LOC131012536 gene encoding putative cell wall protein — protein MASSAFFLLFLLVSSLALEAAAGRDVPTDDAKFSHDGTVWVPGLGRFMLPKKGSKSLDYNPITGAPGGNGVSIPGIGGSTGSRSYIPGGDDTFAPGTEVPIPSGGGIPTPSSP, from the coding sequence ATGGCATCCTCCGCcttcttcctcctcttcctcctcgtCTCGTCTCTGGCCCTCGAGGCAGCCGCGGGGCGGGACGTCCCGACAGACGATGCCAAATTTTCCCACGACGGCACGGTGTGGGTCCCGGGCCTCGGCCGTTTCATGCTCCCCAAGAAAGGCTCCAAGTCCTTGGACTACAATCCCATCACCGGAGCCCCGGGAGGGAACGGCGTCTCCATCCCCGGGATCGGCGGCTCGACCGGCAGCCGCAGCTATATCCCCGGCGGAGACGACACATTCGCGCCCGGCACAGAGGTGCCCATCCCTAGCGGTGGAGGGATCCCAACACCATCCAGCCCTTAA